One genomic region from Cinclus cinclus chromosome 22, bCinCin1.1, whole genome shotgun sequence encodes:
- the DHX40 gene encoding probable ATP-dependent RNA helicase DHX40 isoform X1: MDGPTLPIRRSRRQLVEAVRERPFLIVTGETGSGKSTQLPKYLYEAGLAEHGAIGVTQPRRVATVSVAQRVAEEMGCELGALVGYQVRFDDCTSEDTAIRYMTDGCLLRQILTDPLLSKYSVIILDEAHERSLSTDILFGLLKKLFLQKQPAGRRTDMKVVVMSATLEVEKLSEFFGHCSVLHIPGRSYPVQEIFCNLLSPRDVGSSAYITEAVKVTLDVHLNEPEGDILVFLTGQNEIERACDLLFKKAERIDYRYEVQDRAVEGLLILPLYGSMSTDQQKRVFLPAPRGIRKCVVSTNIAATSLTIEGVRYVVDSGFVKQLNHNPRVGLDILEVVPISKSEAKQRAGRAGRTSEGKSFGLYSREFWEQCMPEHTVPEIRRSSLTSVILTLKCLSVHDVIRFPYLDPPEERHILEALKELYQCSAIDRRGHVTRLGEFLVQFPLPPNLSCAVIKAASLDCEDLLLPIAAMLSVENVFIRPGDPQKQKEAELQHQELASQVGGCNDFATLLNIFEQCKASKSPSAWCQKYWIHWRAVKSAFSVERQLREIITKLKQLPDFPKETFEGSRTEILRRCLCAGYFINVARRSAARTFCTMDGHGSIVYIHPSSTLYNQETLLEWIIFHDVAVTSKIYVRTVCPVRYEWLRDLLPRLHQLDAYELSSVAREEVTEEEITKWKQREELKRQCEGVTDSSARKMERRNDEQSIQDARARYLERKQQRAQGLSGPEKEMG; the protein is encoded by the exons ATGGACGGGCCCACTCTGCCCatccgccgctcccgccgccagCTGGTGGAGGCCGTGCGGGAGCGGCCCTTCCTCATCGTCACCGGCGAGACGGGCAGCGGTAAAAGCACGCAGCTGCCCAAGTACCTCTACGAGGCAG GCCTGGCCGAGCACGGTGCCATCGGTGTGACCCAGCCCCGGCGTGTGGCCACCGTGTCGGTGGCACAGAGGGTGGCCGAGGAGATGGGCTGTGAGCTGGGGGCTCTCGTGGGCTACCAGGTCCGCTTCGACGACTGCACCTCCGAG GACACTGCCATCAGGTACATGACTGATGGGTGCCTTCTGAGGCAGATCCTCACAGACCCCCTCCTCAGCAAGTACAGCGTCATCATTTTGGATGAAGCCCACGAGCGGAGCCTCAGCACT gatattttatttggtttgctGAAGAAACTGTTCCTGCAGAAGCAGCCAGCAGGCAGGAGGACAGACATGAAGGTGGTGGTGATGTCAGCCACCCTGGAGGTGGAGAAGCTCTCAGAGTTCTTTGGGCACTGCTCAGTGCTGCACATTCCAGGGAGAAGTTACCCTGTCCAGGAGATATTCTGCAacctgctgagccccagggatGTGGGCAGCTCTGCCTATATCACAGAG GCTGTAAAGGTCACCTTGGATGTTCACTTAAATGAACCAGAAGGTGACATCCTGGTTTTCCTCACAG GCCAAAATGAGATAGAAAGAGCCTGTGATTTGCTTTTCAAGAAAGCAGAACGCATCGATTACCGGTACGAGGTGCAGGACCGGGCTGTGGAGGGGCTCCTCATCCTGCCCCTCTATGGCTCCATGTCCACAG ACCAACAGAAAAGGGTATTTTTGCCAGCTCCCAGAGGCATCAGAAAATGTGTGGTCTCTACGAACATTGCTGCAACATCTCTGACCATTGAAGGAGTCAG atatgtGGTGGACAGTGGCTTTGTGAAGCAGTTGAATCATAATCCCCGGGTTGGTTTGGACATCCTGGAGGTGGTTCCCATCTCAAA GAGCGAAGCCAAGCAACGCGCCGGCCGCGCCGGCCGCACGTCGGAAGGGAAAAGCTTTGGATTGTACAGCAGGGAGTTCTGGGAGCAGTGCATGCCTGAGCACACCGTGCCAGAGATCAGGAGGAGCAGCCTGACATCTGTGATCCTCACCTTGAAATGCCTTTCCGTGCACGATGTCATCAG ATTTCCCTATTTGGATCCCCCTGAAGAAAGACATATTTTGGAAGCTTTGAAGGAACTTTACCAGTGCAGTGCTATTGACAG GAGAGGCCATGTGACCAGACTAGGAGAATTCCTGGTGCAgtttcccctccctcccaacCTGTCCTGTGCTGTGATAAAAGCTGCTTCCCTGGACTGTGAGGATCTCCTGCTTCCCATTGCAGCCATGCTGTCCGTGGAAAACGTCTTCATCCGTCCAG GTGATCctcagaagcagaaggaggctGAGCTTCAACACCAGGAACTTGCCTCACAAGTGGGAGGATGCAATGACTTTGCAACcctcttaaatatttttgaacagTGCAAAGCAAG CAAGTCTCCTTCAGCCTGGTGCCAGAAATACTGGATCCATTGGAGAGCTGTGAAATCTGCTTTTAGTGTGGAAAGACAGCTACGGGAAATAATCACTAAACTGAAACAG ctgccAGACTTCCCTAAAGAGACATTTGAAGGCTCCAGAACTGAAATACTGAGAAGATGCCTGTGTGCAGGATACTTCATCAATGTTGCCAGGAG atcTGCAGCCAGGACATTCTGCACCATGGATGGACATGGCAGCATAGTCTATATCCACCCTTCATCCACA ctctacAACCAGGAGACCCTGCTGGAGTGGATCATCTTCCACGACGTGGCTGTCACCTCCAAGATCTACGTGCGCACCGTGTGCCCCGTGCGCTACGAGTGGCTCCGGGACCTGCTGCCCAGGCTGCACCAGCTGGATGCCTATGAGCTGAGCAGTGTGGCCAGGGAAGAGGTGACTGAGGAGGAAATCACCAAGTGGAAGCAGAGAGAGGAGCTGAAAAGGCAGTGTG AAGGAGTCACAGACAGCTCTGCAAGGAAGATGGAGAGGAGGAATGATGAGCAATCCATCCAGGATGCCCGAGCTCGGTACCTGGAGAGGAAGCAGCAAAGAGCTCAGGGTCTGAGTGGCCCAGAGAAGGAAATGGGGTAA
- the DHX40 gene encoding probable ATP-dependent RNA helicase DHX40 isoform X2, whose protein sequence is MDGPTLPIRRSRRQLVEAVRERPFLIVTGETGSGKSTQLPKYLYEAGLAEHGAIGVTQPRRVATVSVAQRVAEEMGCELGALVGYQVRFDDCTSEDTAIRYMTDGCLLRQILTDPLLSKYSVIILDEAHERSLSTDILFGLLKKLFLQKQPAGRRTDMKVVVMSATLEVEKLSEFFGHCSVLHIPGRSYPVQEIFCNLLSPRDVGSSAYITEAVKVTLDVHLNEPEGDILVFLTGQNEIERACDLLFKKAERIDYRYEVQDRAVEGLLILPLYGSMSTDQQKRVFLPAPRGIRKCVVSTNIAATSLTIEGVRYVVDSGFVKQLNHNPRVGLDILEVVPISKSEAKQRAGRAGRTSEGKSFGLYSREFWEQCMPEHTVPEIRRSSLTSVILTLKCLSVHDVIRFPYLDPPEERHILEALKELYQCSAIDRRGHVTRLGEFLVQFPLPPNLSCAVIKAASLDCEDLLLPIAAMLSVENVFIRPGDPQKQKEAELQHQELASQVGGCNDFATLLNIFEQCKASKSPSAWCQKYWIHWRAVKSAFSVERQLREIITKLKQLPDFPKETFEGSRTEILRRCLCAGYFINVARRSAARTFCTMDGHGSIVYIHPSSTLYNQETLLEWIIFHDVAVTSKIYVRTVCPVRYEWLRDLLPRLHQLDAYELSSVAREEVTEEEITKWKQREELKRQCGVTDSSARKMERRNDEQSIQDARARYLERKQQRAQGLSGPEKEMG, encoded by the exons ATGGACGGGCCCACTCTGCCCatccgccgctcccgccgccagCTGGTGGAGGCCGTGCGGGAGCGGCCCTTCCTCATCGTCACCGGCGAGACGGGCAGCGGTAAAAGCACGCAGCTGCCCAAGTACCTCTACGAGGCAG GCCTGGCCGAGCACGGTGCCATCGGTGTGACCCAGCCCCGGCGTGTGGCCACCGTGTCGGTGGCACAGAGGGTGGCCGAGGAGATGGGCTGTGAGCTGGGGGCTCTCGTGGGCTACCAGGTCCGCTTCGACGACTGCACCTCCGAG GACACTGCCATCAGGTACATGACTGATGGGTGCCTTCTGAGGCAGATCCTCACAGACCCCCTCCTCAGCAAGTACAGCGTCATCATTTTGGATGAAGCCCACGAGCGGAGCCTCAGCACT gatattttatttggtttgctGAAGAAACTGTTCCTGCAGAAGCAGCCAGCAGGCAGGAGGACAGACATGAAGGTGGTGGTGATGTCAGCCACCCTGGAGGTGGAGAAGCTCTCAGAGTTCTTTGGGCACTGCTCAGTGCTGCACATTCCAGGGAGAAGTTACCCTGTCCAGGAGATATTCTGCAacctgctgagccccagggatGTGGGCAGCTCTGCCTATATCACAGAG GCTGTAAAGGTCACCTTGGATGTTCACTTAAATGAACCAGAAGGTGACATCCTGGTTTTCCTCACAG GCCAAAATGAGATAGAAAGAGCCTGTGATTTGCTTTTCAAGAAAGCAGAACGCATCGATTACCGGTACGAGGTGCAGGACCGGGCTGTGGAGGGGCTCCTCATCCTGCCCCTCTATGGCTCCATGTCCACAG ACCAACAGAAAAGGGTATTTTTGCCAGCTCCCAGAGGCATCAGAAAATGTGTGGTCTCTACGAACATTGCTGCAACATCTCTGACCATTGAAGGAGTCAG atatgtGGTGGACAGTGGCTTTGTGAAGCAGTTGAATCATAATCCCCGGGTTGGTTTGGACATCCTGGAGGTGGTTCCCATCTCAAA GAGCGAAGCCAAGCAACGCGCCGGCCGCGCCGGCCGCACGTCGGAAGGGAAAAGCTTTGGATTGTACAGCAGGGAGTTCTGGGAGCAGTGCATGCCTGAGCACACCGTGCCAGAGATCAGGAGGAGCAGCCTGACATCTGTGATCCTCACCTTGAAATGCCTTTCCGTGCACGATGTCATCAG ATTTCCCTATTTGGATCCCCCTGAAGAAAGACATATTTTGGAAGCTTTGAAGGAACTTTACCAGTGCAGTGCTATTGACAG GAGAGGCCATGTGACCAGACTAGGAGAATTCCTGGTGCAgtttcccctccctcccaacCTGTCCTGTGCTGTGATAAAAGCTGCTTCCCTGGACTGTGAGGATCTCCTGCTTCCCATTGCAGCCATGCTGTCCGTGGAAAACGTCTTCATCCGTCCAG GTGATCctcagaagcagaaggaggctGAGCTTCAACACCAGGAACTTGCCTCACAAGTGGGAGGATGCAATGACTTTGCAACcctcttaaatatttttgaacagTGCAAAGCAAG CAAGTCTCCTTCAGCCTGGTGCCAGAAATACTGGATCCATTGGAGAGCTGTGAAATCTGCTTTTAGTGTGGAAAGACAGCTACGGGAAATAATCACTAAACTGAAACAG ctgccAGACTTCCCTAAAGAGACATTTGAAGGCTCCAGAACTGAAATACTGAGAAGATGCCTGTGTGCAGGATACTTCATCAATGTTGCCAGGAG atcTGCAGCCAGGACATTCTGCACCATGGATGGACATGGCAGCATAGTCTATATCCACCCTTCATCCACA ctctacAACCAGGAGACCCTGCTGGAGTGGATCATCTTCCACGACGTGGCTGTCACCTCCAAGATCTACGTGCGCACCGTGTGCCCCGTGCGCTACGAGTGGCTCCGGGACCTGCTGCCCAGGCTGCACCAGCTGGATGCCTATGAGCTGAGCAGTGTGGCCAGGGAAGAGGTGACTGAGGAGGAAATCACCAAGTGGAAGCAGAGAGAGGAGCTGAAAAGGCAGTGTG GAGTCACAGACAGCTCTGCAAGGAAGATGGAGAGGAGGAATGATGAGCAATCCATCCAGGATGCCCGAGCTCGGTACCTGGAGAGGAAGCAGCAAAGAGCTCAGGGTCTGAGTGGCCCAGAGAAGGAAATGGGGTAA